Proteins encoded together in one Terriglobus saanensis SP1PR4 window:
- a CDS encoding DUF3800 domain-containing protein codes for MAVFYVYVDESGKLSGKTDYTCLCGFVGHGMAWESISTGWTMCRMRWGCPPIHMSRVMNPTAKDDAWNKYRKQFSSEEKWIDNRDAMLEDFARIIAAHDAVAIGTVIDANCYRRIQAGPDAFDTADSNVFAFHNIIMRGLEKISTVDTNSTLSVIVDDDPEYAWQYYKLLDGLRQNPDKRFAKVPERVHAICFGNDVSYPGLQAADMLSWLARDFMVRKKTDPSAEISTLLAYLTHAGMHQPSIMDEKQLLQLAQNVTEAKKMAEQDELA; via the coding sequence GTGGCGGTCTTTTATGTCTATGTTGATGAGAGTGGGAAACTGTCGGGCAAGACAGACTATACGTGTTTGTGTGGATTCGTTGGACACGGAATGGCTTGGGAGTCGATCAGCACCGGTTGGACGATGTGTCGAATGCGCTGGGGATGTCCGCCTATACATATGAGTCGAGTGATGAATCCGACTGCAAAAGATGATGCTTGGAATAAATACCGTAAGCAGTTTTCTAGTGAGGAAAAGTGGATAGATAATCGCGATGCAATGTTGGAGGATTTCGCGAGAATCATAGCGGCTCACGATGCTGTAGCAATTGGTACTGTAATCGACGCGAACTGCTATCGAAGAATCCAAGCTGGCCCAGATGCTTTCGATACTGCTGATTCCAACGTTTTCGCCTTCCATAACATCATCATGCGCGGGCTTGAAAAGATTAGTACGGTCGATACAAACTCTACCCTCAGCGTGATCGTGGACGATGACCCTGAGTATGCATGGCAATACTACAAACTTCTTGATGGGCTAAGGCAGAATCCAGATAAGAGGTTTGCAAAGGTCCCCGAACGCGTTCACGCCATTTGTTTTGGTAATGATGTCTCATATCCTGGCCTTCAGGCGGCTGATATGCTTTCTTGGCTGGCGAGGGATTTCATGGTCAGAAAGAAAACCGACCCCAGTGCAGAGATCTCAACTCTGCTTGCTTATTTGACACATGCTGGTATGCACCAGCCGAGCATTATGGATGAGAAGCAACTTTTACAACTAGCACAAAATGTAACTGAAGCGAAGAAAATGGCGGAACAGGATGAACTTGCATAA
- a CDS encoding ABC transporter permease, translating to MLRDVQLAIRMLRKQPGFSLIAALTLALGIGSTAAVFSLIQGVLLTPPPYVKPDQLMMIPAKRVDGRKMESPRGWAAQQWLEWQQQATSFQSVAAYTWTFNFLIRNDGSQSMQGMNVSRDYFRVMGLKPVAGRGFEDSDFGPGPVKGIVLGYEFWQRTFAGDKQIIGKTVRISRRDVTPIVIGVMQPGVRFLPSPGAAKEPNYNVNATVDFWAPAYPDPKYLKEPYWEVVTRLRDGVTPQHAQQELSVLAAREALSEKKFEGFAPQLEPVTEEMNRDGKRILLPLLGASGLVLLIACGNAAALLLVRGLQRQQEYAVRIAMGMSRTALLRKVLTESLLLALLGGALGGGLAVGAVKLFKAIAGHAVPRLDGVTAGWAVLVWGIGAAVLAAFVAGMIPALRAFRLDPMDVLKSAGPKGTAGTGERRLLQGVTILQTALTLALLVGAGLLIRTMVKIAAVPSGYSTSRILTMSVTEVQSSSTWGSFHRQALERVAALPGVQYAAFAWGVPLTGNNWPATLEIEGQPAAMKESEKTALPLRAVTPDYFKLMSMALIEGREFRSTDDDKAPAVAIVNKAFAERYFPQGNVIGRKFWPNGRDKPGIEIVGEIANGRTDDLTQEASLEVYLPLWQANAFSKHLVIRSAGDPRTMVAAVERELRSVDPTAAIENVKTLQQIRDESLSSRTFAMHLLTGFSALGSLLTLVGIYGVLSLSVASRRKELAIRSAMGAQQTDIRKLIFGEGFRLIASGVIAGVVLAIVLSRVLKSFLFEVQPGDPATLIAVGALCVGVGLLACWAPVRRATKVDPLEALRYE from the coding sequence ATGCTGCGAGATGTCCAGTTAGCGATTCGGATGCTGCGGAAGCAGCCGGGCTTCAGTCTGATTGCGGCGCTGACTCTGGCGCTGGGGATCGGATCCACGGCGGCCGTTTTCAGTTTGATTCAAGGTGTGTTGCTGACACCACCACCGTACGTGAAGCCTGACCAGCTGATGATGATTCCAGCGAAGCGCGTTGATGGGCGGAAGATGGAAAGCCCCCGCGGCTGGGCCGCGCAACAGTGGTTGGAGTGGCAGCAGCAGGCAACCTCCTTCCAGAGCGTAGCCGCATATACCTGGACCTTCAATTTCCTCATTCGCAACGACGGAAGCCAATCCATGCAGGGAATGAATGTGTCCAGGGACTACTTCCGTGTCATGGGGCTGAAGCCGGTGGCAGGACGCGGTTTTGAGGATTCTGATTTCGGTCCAGGGCCAGTGAAGGGCATTGTGCTGGGGTACGAGTTTTGGCAGCGGACGTTTGCCGGCGATAAGCAGATTATCGGGAAGACGGTGCGCATCAGCCGCCGGGATGTGACGCCGATTGTGATCGGGGTGATGCAACCGGGTGTGCGGTTCCTGCCGTCGCCGGGAGCGGCGAAGGAGCCGAACTACAACGTGAACGCGACCGTGGATTTCTGGGCGCCGGCATATCCGGACCCGAAGTATTTGAAAGAGCCTTATTGGGAGGTAGTCACGCGGCTGCGGGATGGAGTCACTCCACAACATGCACAACAGGAGCTGTCTGTACTGGCGGCAAGAGAGGCGCTGTCGGAAAAGAAATTTGAAGGGTTTGCGCCGCAACTGGAGCCGGTAACAGAGGAGATGAATCGAGACGGCAAGCGGATTCTGTTGCCGCTGCTTGGCGCTTCGGGTCTGGTGTTGCTGATCGCCTGCGGAAACGCGGCAGCACTGCTGCTGGTGCGCGGTCTGCAAAGACAACAAGAGTATGCGGTCCGGATCGCGATGGGCATGAGCCGCACAGCACTTCTGAGAAAAGTCCTGACGGAGAGCTTATTGCTGGCCCTGCTCGGGGGAGCATTGGGTGGCGGACTTGCCGTGGGCGCCGTGAAACTGTTCAAGGCGATTGCGGGACATGCCGTTCCGCGTCTGGATGGAGTGACGGCAGGTTGGGCGGTCCTGGTGTGGGGGATTGGAGCGGCGGTGCTTGCTGCGTTCGTCGCGGGGATGATTCCCGCGCTGCGAGCGTTTCGTCTGGACCCTATGGATGTGCTGAAAAGCGCGGGCCCGAAAGGGACAGCGGGAACCGGAGAGAGGCGGCTTCTACAAGGGGTCACGATACTGCAGACAGCGCTGACGCTGGCATTGCTGGTGGGCGCGGGACTGCTGATTCGTACGATGGTGAAGATCGCCGCGGTGCCGTCGGGTTACAGCACGAGCCGGATTTTAACGATGAGCGTGACGGAGGTGCAAAGCTCCTCGACCTGGGGCAGCTTTCACCGGCAAGCGCTGGAGCGCGTTGCAGCTCTGCCAGGCGTGCAGTACGCAGCGTTTGCCTGGGGAGTGCCGCTTACGGGAAACAACTGGCCCGCAACTTTGGAGATTGAGGGGCAGCCGGCGGCGATGAAAGAGAGCGAAAAGACAGCTCTGCCGCTACGCGCGGTCACGCCTGACTACTTCAAGTTGATGAGCATGGCGTTGATAGAAGGACGGGAATTTCGTTCGACGGATGACGACAAGGCGCCTGCGGTGGCGATCGTAAATAAGGCATTTGCGGAACGCTACTTTCCGCAAGGCAACGTCATCGGACGAAAGTTCTGGCCCAACGGGCGCGATAAGCCGGGCATCGAAATTGTCGGCGAGATTGCGAACGGACGGACCGATGATTTAACACAGGAGGCGTCCCTGGAGGTCTATCTGCCACTTTGGCAAGCAAATGCGTTTTCCAAACATCTTGTGATTCGGTCTGCGGGAGATCCGCGAACGATGGTGGCTGCGGTGGAACGAGAGCTACGCTCCGTAGATCCAACGGCGGCGATTGAAAATGTGAAGACTCTGCAACAGATTCGTGACGAATCTCTCTCCTCACGCACCTTTGCCATGCACCTGCTCACGGGATTTTCAGCACTGGGAAGCCTGCTGACGCTGGTGGGAATCTACGGTGTGCTTTCCTTGTCTGTGGCCTCCAGACGCAAGGAACTGGCGATTCGAAGTGCGATGGGAGCGCAGCAGACTGACATTCGGAAATTGATCTTCGGAGAAGGATTTCGATTGATCGCGAGTGGCGTGATCGCTGGCGTTGTTCTGGCCATTGTTTTGTCGCGGGTCCTGAAGTCGTTCCTGTTTGAAGTGCAACCCGGCGATCCCGCAACCTTGATCGCCGTGGGTGCGCTGTGCGTCGGAGTGGGACTTCTGGCGTGCTGGGCGCCGGTGCGGCGGGCGACGAAGGTTGATCCGTTGGAAGCATTGCGGTACGAGTGA
- a CDS encoding HU family DNA-binding protein — translation MAKGITKTALVRTLAEKLELTNKQSAAFFEAIAEIAVKETKKNGEFTIPGIGKLVKAERKARLGRNPQTGETIKIKAKTVVKFRVAKAAKDAIAPVKK, via the coding sequence ATGGCAAAAGGCATAACCAAGACCGCGCTCGTCCGCACACTGGCAGAGAAGCTCGAACTCACCAACAAGCAGAGCGCTGCTTTCTTCGAAGCGATCGCTGAGATCGCCGTCAAGGAGACCAAGAAGAACGGTGAGTTCACCATCCCCGGAATCGGAAAGCTCGTCAAGGCGGAGCGCAAGGCTCGTCTCGGTCGTAACCCCCAGACCGGCGAGACCATCAAGATCAAGGCCAAGACGGTCGTCAAGTTCCGCGTTGCCAAGGCAGCCAAGGACGCGATCGCTCCCGTAAAGAAGTAG
- a CDS encoding DUF2461 domain-containing protein — protein MATKRTPTKTPAPHFTPSALRFLRALKRNNDREWFAARKDVFVTELQQPMLALIEHITRAMEDFAPAHLRPANKIAMRIYRDIRFSNDKRPYKENLGAWWARTGMEKTSGGGFYFHFTGKELLIASGIYMPDRDQLLKLRRFIADDPDRVRKALDDKKLRKLMPNFHSNPLTRTPKGFAPDSPADDLLRCRQWEASVSLPAETVLEPTLAQEIITRFRAAAPLVELLNSPLVTRPRVKTFF, from the coding sequence ATGGCCACGAAGCGAACCCCGACGAAAACCCCCGCCCCACACTTCACCCCCTCTGCCCTCCGCTTCCTCCGCGCCCTCAAGCGCAACAACGACCGCGAATGGTTCGCCGCGCGCAAGGACGTCTTCGTGACCGAGCTGCAACAACCCATGCTCGCCCTCATCGAACACATCACCCGCGCCATGGAAGACTTCGCACCCGCACACCTCCGCCCTGCGAATAAGATCGCCATGCGCATCTACCGCGACATCCGCTTCTCCAACGACAAACGCCCCTATAAAGAGAACCTCGGCGCATGGTGGGCGCGCACCGGCATGGAGAAGACCTCAGGCGGCGGCTTCTACTTCCACTTCACCGGGAAAGAACTGCTCATCGCCTCCGGCATCTATATGCCTGATCGCGACCAACTCCTCAAACTGCGCCGCTTCATCGCGGACGATCCCGACCGCGTGCGCAAAGCACTCGACGACAAGAAACTCCGCAAACTGATGCCGAACTTCCACAGCAACCCCCTCACACGCACACCCAAAGGCTTCGCTCCCGACTCTCCCGCGGACGATCTCCTCCGCTGTCGCCAGTGGGAGGCCTCCGTCTCCCTCCCCGCTGAAACGGTGTTGGAGCCGACGCTCGCCCAGGAAATCATCACGCGTTTCCGCGCGGCGGCGCCCTTGGTCGAACTGCTCAACAGCCCATTGGTAACCAGACCTCGCGTTAAAACCTTCTTCTAA